One window of the Cryptomeria japonica chromosome 7, Sugi_1.0, whole genome shotgun sequence genome contains the following:
- the LOC131078235 gene encoding serine carboxypeptidase-like 31, producing MIIDAQCVGGEKTLKSGKNPNLVTHLPGQPKVGFNHYSGYVTVNEENGRALFYWFFEAATFKEKRPLVLWLNGGPGCSSVGYGATQEIGPFLVNENGAGLSFNKYSWNKEANLLFLESPVGVGFSYSNKSSDYKILGDNITAEDSYVFLQNWFAIYPQYRTHEFYITGESYAGKYVPELAELMYDKNKISSKSHYINLKGFMVGNPETHDAHDWRGQMDYAWSHAVVSDETHKIITENCDFDSDNKWDNQNCTNAVDEVFAQYDEIDMYSLYTPKCIHSNTTKHARHGGDQFKYTSNKMMRRIYDGYDPCLDDYAAVYYNRYDVQKALHVINGSHLRNWSICNNDIFNEWTESRASVLPAYIKLMEGGLRIWVYSGDTDGRVPVLSTRYSLNALQLPKIGPWRPWYHRGQASGWIQEYEGLTFATFRGAGHAVPLFKRGEALAFFSSFLSGTALPNQRQ from the exons ATGATTATCGATGCACAGTGTGTAGGCGGTGAGAAAAcattgaaaagtgggaagaatccAAATTTGGTGACCCATTTGCCGGGGCAACCTAAAGTAGGGTTTAATCACTATTCAGGTTATGTGACTGTGAATGAAGAAAATGGAAGAGCTCTCTTCTATTGGTTCTTTGAGGCGGCTACTTTCAAAGAGAAAAGGCCTTTGGTCCTATGGCTTAATGGAG GTCCAGGGTGTTCATCTGTGGGTTATGGAGCAACACAAGAGATTGGACCTTTCCTTGTTAATGAAAATGGTGCTGGACTTTCTTTCAATAAGTACTCATGGAACAAAG AAGCCAATTTACTGTTTTTGGAGTCTCCAGTGGGGGTGGGATTTTCCTACTCTAATAAATCATCTGACTACAAGATTTTAGGAGATAACATCACTG CTGAGGATTCATATGTTTTCCTCCAAAACTGGTTTGCAATTTACCCCCAGTATAGAACACACGAGTTCTACATTACAGGGGAAAGCTATGCAG GGAAATATGTTCCTGAGCTTGCAGAACTCATGTACGATAAAAATAAAATCTCTTCTAAGAGTCATTATATAAATCTCAAAGGTTTCATG GTGGGCAATCCTGAAACACATGATGCTCATGATTGGCGAGGTCAAATGGACTATGCATGGAGCCATGCAGTTGTATCGGATGAAACCCACAAAATCATCACAGAGAACTGTGATTTTGATTCTGACAATAAATGGGACAACCAAAACTGTACAAATGCAGTAGATGAAGTTTTTGCTCAGTACGATGAGATAGACATGTATAGTCTGTACACTCCTAAATGTATTCACTCAAACACAACAAAACATGCAAGACATGGGGGGGACCAGTTCAAGTATACAAGTAACAAG ATGATGAGGAGGATATATGATGGATATGATCCTTGTCTTGATGACTATGCCGCAGTGTATTACAACAGATATGATGTTCAGAaagctcttcatgtcatcaatggCTCACACCTTAGAAATTGGAGCATATGCAA CAATGATATCTTCAATGAGTGGACAGAGTCTCGAGCATCTGTATTGCCGGCCTATATTAAGCTTATGGAGGGGGGTCTCCGGATATGGGTTTACAG TGGAGACACAGATGGGCGGGTTCCAGTACTATCAACAAGATACAGTCTAAATGCTCTGCAACTTCCCAAAATAGGTCCTTGGCGGCCATGGTATCATCGTGGGCAG GCAAGTGGGTGGATTCAAGAATATGAGGGCTTGACATTTGCCACGTTTAGAGGTGCTGGGCATGCAGTGCCACTTTTTAAACGAGGAGAAGCTTTGGCTTTCTTCAGCTCATTTCTTTCAGGGACGGCTCTGCCTAATCAAAGACAGTGA